From a region of the Cyclopterus lumpus isolate fCycLum1 chromosome 5, fCycLum1.pri, whole genome shotgun sequence genome:
- the card19 gene encoding caspase recruitment domain-containing protein 19, with protein MGRVHTEDRGDSTMGDSFHEQLTEDSAFLKTERRLDTELVDKVILQLNRIYPQILSDKEATKFRNLDVPTSVRLGELLAHLQGKGEEACREFYRALHLHVEEVYYSLPTRLRLRDSLDPLAYPRIYQQRYVLNDRGPLFFMGCFSVAVGMALLYYYSEAKVTGGSRTLGTAALGLKRKAQEVLIWYTEERLMK; from the exons ATGGGGCGTGTCcacacagaggacagaggggactCCACAATGGGAG ACAGTTTTCACGAGCAGCTGACGGAGGACAGCGCCTTCCTCAAAACTGAGCGCAGACTGGACACGGAGCTGGTGGACAAAGTGATCCTGCAGCTGAACCGAATCTACCCACAGATCCTCTCAGACAAGGAGGCCACAAAA TTCAGAAACTTGGACGTGCCCACAAGCGTCCGACTCGGTGAGCTTCTGGCGCATCTGcaggggaaaggagaggaagcaTGCCGAGAGTTTTACAGAGCTCTTCACTTGCATGTGGAGGAGGTATACTACAGCTTGCCCACACGGCTCCGCCTCAGAG ATTCCTTAGATCCACTGGCATATCCACGTATCTACCAACAGAGATATGTTCTGAACGACAGAG GTCCCCTCTTCTTTATGGGCTGTTTCAGCGTTGCCGTGGGAATGGCTTTACTCTATTACTACAGTG AGGCCAAAGTGACAGGAGGTAGCCGGACTCTCGGGACGGCTGCTCTgggtttgaaaagaaaagcacaggaGGTTCTCATATGGTACACTGAAGAAAGACTCATGAAGTGA